The sequence AATTATGCCGAGGCCAACCGCGTGTTCTGGCGGCAGACGGTCCTGCCGCTGGTCGGCCGTACCGCCGACGCGCTCACCACCTGGCTCGGGCCGCATTATCCCGGTGCGATCCGGCTCGGTTTCGACGCCGACGCGGTTGAGGCGCTGTCGGTCGAGCGGGCGGCACTCTGGAGCCGGATCACCGCCGCCGATTTCCTGACCCGCGACGAGAAGCGCCAGGCGGTGGGCTATGGCGCGACCGGTTCGGGGCCTGTGAATGGAGAAGGAGACGAGGGGTGGACGACTTGACCCGCGTCTTTGCCAGCCGGGGCGACCTGGCGCATCTGGCGCTGTTTCTCTGGGCCTCCGGCGCCAGCGCCTTGCTGGTCTGGGCCCTGCGCGAGCTGGCCAGCTCAAACCGCCGGTTCAACGACTTCGTGGCCGAGATCGCCCGGCTGAATCGGTTTTTCAACGACCGGCGCTAAGGGATTCTGAGCGCGAGGGTTTTCTCCGCTGCCTGCGGGTGAGGGCTCGACGTGTGCGAGTAAAGATGGCCCAGATGCTACCTGCATCCGGCCATACACCCACCGGCGTCATCCTCGCGAAAGCGAGGATCCATGCAGCCGCAGTCATTGGCCCTGCAGGCTCGGACCCGAGCGAACCTCCCAAGGCTTGGGGGGAATGGATCCTCGCCTGCGCGAGGATGACGGCGAGCATGGGACAGGCACAACGCGCCGATCGAACGGCGAGTAAGGGGCAGGCGTCGAGCGCCGCTGGTACGGCGAGCGCGGGGGCGGCCCGGAGTCCAAATTGGAGGAAGTGAAGCATGACCCAGATGCTGAACCGCATCCTGCAACGCCTTGCACCCGACCACCGCAAGGTGTTCCGCGATTTCGCCGGCGCGCTGGAGAGGCTTCTGGCGCGGAGCTAGCGCGCCAACTGGTCCGGAGCGGCTCTACCGCCGCCGCGCAACGCTCAACCTCAACATCCTGAGGAGGCCCGAAGGGCCGTCTCGAAGGACGCAACGAGGGCGTGCAGCTCGATGAAGTTTGGTCGAGGCCGCCCATCCCATCTCCGGCGTCATCCTCGCGGAGGCGAGGATCCAGGCAGCCGGGTTCGTTGGCGTCTGGAAAGACGTCTCGACGCCCGAGGCTCCGGCTGAATGGATCCTGGGTCGCCGCCCGGGATAACGGCGAGCGTGAAATCAACCTCGACGCCATTCACTCCAACCCTTTGATCCGACTCCCCCTTCCACGCGGACCTTTCCGCGAAGGAGACCGCATGACCCTTTCTTCCGCGCCTGCGCTCGAGACCAAATTCGCAGCCGCCGACCTTTCCGGTATCGACGGCGAGGGCGTCTTTTCCGGCTATGCCAGCCTGTTCGGCACCGCCGACCTCTCGGGCGATCTCGTGCTGCCCGGCGCGTTCAAACGCTCGATCGCCGCCCGCGGCGCTGCCGGCATCCGCATGCTCTACCAGCACGATCCGGCCGAGCCGATCGGCGTCTGGATGGAGATCCGCGAGGATCCGCGCGGCCTGTTCGTGCGCGGTCGGCTGATGGCAGACGTGGCGCGGGGGCGCGAAGTGGCGAGCCTGATGCGGGCCGGCGCGCTCGACGGGCTCTCGATCGGCTTCAAGACCGTCAAGGCGCGCGCCGACCGGTCGGCAGGCATCCGCAAGCTTATCGAGATCGACCTCTGGGAGATCTCGGTCGTGACCTTCCCGATGCAGCCCGACGCGCGCGTCTCGAGCGTCAAGACCACCGGCCTGGCCGCGCGGATGCGCCGGGCCGCCCGTTCCCTCCACCCGACAAGGACAAATCGATGACCGAGATTTCCGGCTCTGCACCCGAGGCCAAGGCTGTCGAAAGCGGCGATGTTTCCGCCGCCTTCGACGACTTCATGCGCGCCTTCGAGGCGTTCAAGGACACCAATGACGAGCGACTCTCCGAGATCGAGACCAAGCTCACTGCTGACGTCGTCACCACCGACAAGCTCGACCGCATCAATAAGGCGCTGGACGAGCTGACGCTGAAGGGTCGCCGCCCGCCGCTTTCGGCAGAGCGTGGCGCGGCGCGGCCTTCCGAGCACAAGCAGGCCTTCGAGAGCTATGTGCGCGGCGGCGACGAGGACGGCTTTCGCAAACTGGAGCAGAAGGCACTTTCGGCCGGTTCGAATGCCGATGGCGGCTATCTCGTGCCGATCGAGACGGAGACCGAGATTGGAAAACGCCTCGCCGCCATCTCGCCGATCCGCGCCATCGCCGATGTCCGCCAGGTCTCGTCCGGCACCTATCGCAAGCCCTTCATGACCGCCGGCCCGGCGGTCGGCTGGGCCGGCGAGACCGACAGCCGCTCGCAGACCACGTCGCCCACCATCGCCGCGCTCGATTTCCCCGCGATGGAGCTCTACGCCATGCCGGCGGCGACCGCCGCGCTGCTCGACGATAGCGCCGTCAACATCGACGACTGGATCGCCGCCGAGGTGGAGAGCGCCTTCGCGGCGCAGGAAGGCACCGCCTTCGTTTCCGGCGACGGCACCAACAAGCCGAAGGGTTTTCTTTCCTACACCACGGCCGCGGAAGGCTCGTGGACCTGGGGCAAGCTTGGCTATGTCGTGACGGGAGCGTCCGGCGCGCTCCCCTCCAGCAATCCCTCCGACGTGCTGGTAGACCTGATCTACACGCTGAAATCAGGCTATCGCGCCAATGCCCGCTTCGTGCTCAACCGCCGCACCCAGGCTTCCATCCGCAAGCTGAAGGATGCCGACGGCCATTATCTTTGGCAGCCGGCGGCGGTCGCGGGCGGCGAGGCGTCGCTGATGGGCTTCCCGGTGACGGAGGCCGAGGACATGCCCGACATCGCCGCCAATTCGCTGTCGCTCGCCTTCGGCGACTTCAAGCGTGGCTATCTCGTCGTCGACCGCCTCGGCGTTCGCGTGCTGCGCGATCCCTATTCCGCCAAGCCCTACGTCCTCTTCTACACCACCAAACGCGTCGGCGGCGGCGTTCAGGACTTTGACGCGATCAAGCTGCTGAAGTTCGGCACGAGCTAGGAAGCAAAGACCCTCACCCAACCCTCTCCCGCGCGGGAGAGGGCAAGGCTGGAGCTCTCCTTCTCCCTCTCCCGCGAGGCGGGAGAGGGCCGGGGTGAGGGTTCTTGCTTTCGACATGCCTCCATGTCGTCCACCCCTCCGCCGTCATCCTCGCGAAAGCGAGGATCCATGCAGCTGGGTTCAACGGGAAGCGAACCTCCCGATTCCCCGGCTGAATGAATCCCGGATCTTCGCTTCGCTGCGTCCGGGATGACGGCGGAGGTGCGTGATAGCCGGCCCCGGTCCCCTCCCGCCGGGGCCGGCCCGGAGCGGCGCTTCGCCCTGGCGGGCGCCGCTCCTCCTCATCCAAAACACCTCACCGCAAGGAGCCATCATGACCGTGGCGCTGATTTCCGCGCCGGCGACCGAGCCTGTGTCGCTGGCCGATGTGAAGGCGCATCTGCGCGTCGACGGCACAGAGGAGGACAGCCTGCTGCAGGCGGCGATCCTGGCGGCGCGCACCCATGTCGAAAGCGAGACGCGGCGCAAGCTGATCGCGCAGGGCTGGCGCATCTATCTCGACGAGTGGCCGGCCGGCCGGGCGATCGAGCTTCCCCTCGCGCCGCTGATCTCCGTGGAAAGCATCACGCTTTACGACATCGTTGGCGCGGCGCAGGTCCTCGAGGCGGAGGCCTACCGCGTCGACGCCGCCCGCCTGCCGCCGCGCATCGTGGCGAAGCTTCGGCCGCAGGCGGCGCTCTACGACAACGGCATCGAGATCGACGTCACCGTCGGTTATGGCGTCTCCAGCCTCGCCGTGCCCGCGGCGCTGCGCCAGGCGATCCTGATGCTGGTGGCGCATTGGTATGAACATCGCGGCGCCGTTGGCTTCGACCGAGCCGGCGACGTCGCGCCGCTCGGCTTCGAGGCGCTGGTCGCGCCCTATCGGGTGCGTTCGCTGTGAGCGGCTTTGATCCCGGCCAGCTTTCGAACCGCGTCGCGCTGGAGCGACCCGTCCGCACCGCCGATGGCAGCGGTGGCGCGACGGTCGATTGGGTAGAGGTCGCGACGCTCTGGGCGGCCATCGAGCCGGTCGCGGCCGGCGAGATTTTCGCCGCCGACCGGCTCGCGACCCGCGTCACGCACCGGATCACCATGCGCCACCGCACCGATGTCGAGGGCGGCATGCGGATCGTGCATCGCGGACGCGTGCTGCGCATAGAGGCCTGGCGCGATCCGGACGAAACGCGGCGCTTTCTCGTGCTCGAAGCGGTGGAGGAAAGGCCATGAACGCACGCGCCCTCACGGGACAGGCGCTGGCCTCGGCCCTGCGCAAGGCTGTCGATCCCTCGGTCTCCGAGGCCTTGCAGCGCAATGCCGAAAGGCTGAGGCAGGCGCTGGAGGAGACGAATTCAGAAGGCACCGAACCTTCACCTCTCCCTGAGGGAGAGGTCGGCCCGCAGGGCCGGGTGAGGGTTTACGGCCTTTCCGGAGAGGTCCCTAAACCCTCACCCGCCGCGCTCCGCGCGTCGACCTCTTCCTCAGGGAGAGGTGACGAAAGCACTCCTCCTTCAGGGAACGTGTCTCATTCCAGCCATTCCCTCGACATCACCCTTTCCGGCGAAAACCTCTTCGCCCGCGAATTCGGAGCGCTTGGGGAGGCGGCGAAGCCGATAATTGCCCCGGCGCTAAACCGCCTAAGAAGGAGGTCGCGATGACAGCCGCGCTCGAACTGCAGGTGGCGATCGTCGCCAGCCTGCTCGCCGATGGCGACCTCGGGGCGTTGGTGGGGGACCGCATCCATGACGGCGCGCCGCGCGCGGCGGCTTTTCCCTCGGTGACGCTGGGCGAAACCGGGCAGGCCGACTGGTCGAGCGATGGCGAGGCGGGCGGCGAGGTCAGCCTGACCCTGCATGTCTGGTCGCGGGCACTCGGCAAGCGCGAGGCCTGGGCAATCCTCGGCCATCTGATGCGGCTGCTGCATGACGCGCCGCTTGCGATGGACGGTCCTTCGCTGGTGCTGATCCGCGTTACCTATGCCGAGGTCCGGCTGGATCCGGACGGCATCACCGAGCACGGCGTCCTGCGCCTCGCGGCGCTGGTCGAGGACTAGCCTTTTCTCGCCAGCCAGTCGGGCCTGAGGATCGCCATCACCAGCTCGTCGTGATGTTCGCCGCCGACAAAGGCACTGCCGCGCGAAACGCCTTCGGCCTGGAAGCCGACGGATTCATAGGCGCGGCGGGCGCGCAGATTGTGCGGGAACAGGCCGAGCGACAGCCGGTGCGCCTTCGTTTCGGTGAAGACACGCTCGATGAGCCCCCTGAGCAGCGCGGGGCCGACGCCTTGGCCGGGCTCGCTGACGGCGATCCGCTTCAGCAGCGTCGACCGCTCCGGCGAATCCCAGTCGCGCAGCAGCGCGAAGCCGAGCGGCTTTGGCTCGCTACCATCCGCGACGGCGCGGGCGAGGAAATAGGCATAGCGCGGCTCGGTCATCGCCTCGGCGTGCTGTGCCGCTTCCCAGCGGCCGACCAGCTTTTCGAAACCCGGCCGCCGCTCGGTCGCGACGATGAACGGGATGTCGCTCTCGCCGGCGCGGACGACTTCGATTCGAGGCATCGGCGGCGGCTCCCAGACGGGTGAAATAGGTTCAGCGAATGAGAAGGGGATAGAGGATGACGGCGCAGAAGGGCAAGGATTTGCTCCTGAAGATCGACACCACCGGCTCCGGCGACTTTTCGACGGTGGCGGGCATGCGGACCCGGCGCTTCGCGCTCAACGCCGAGACGGTCGACATCACCGACACGGATTCGGCCGGCCGCTGGCGGGAACTGCTCGCCGGGGCCGGCGTCCGTCGCGCCAGCGTTTCCGGCTCGGGCATCTTTCGCGATGCGGCGACCGACGCCGCGATCCGCACCCTGTTCTTCGACGGCGCGATCCGCGATTTCCAGCTGATCGTGCCGGATTTCGGCACGCTGGCCGGACCGTTCCAGATCACCGCGCTGGACTATTCCGGCGAGCATGACGGCGCCGTCACCTATGAGACCGCGCTGGAATCGGCCGGCCTGATCCAGTTCACGGCGGCTGCGTGATGGCGAACCGGCATCGCGGCGAGATCGAAGCCGAACTCGACGGCCGGCCGCACACGCTCTGCCTGACGCTCGGCGCGCTGGCGGAACTGGAAGCTGCCTTCGGCGCCGAGGACCTCTCGGCACTGGCCGCCCGCTTCGGCGAGGGCCGGCTGTCGGCAAGGGATGCGATCCGCATTCTCGGCGCCGGCCTCCGCGGCGCGGGAGAAAGCATCGACGACCACCAGGTCGCGGCAATGCGGGCTCCCAACGGTGCGGCGGGGTTCGCGGCGATCGTTTCGGAACTCTTGGACGCCACGTTTGGCGGGGGCGGCGGGTGAGTGCGGGGCGGCAGGATGAAGGGCCCAAGGAAAGCGCTGCCGGCAAGCAAGACCCTCACCCCAGCCCTCTCCCGCAAGCGGGCGAGGGGGAGGATAGCGGCCTTCATCGACGGCTGCGCCCTTCTCATGGAGCGGATGCACCTGAACTCTCCAACGAGCCTCGGTCGTCACCCGAGCCTCGATCGGCCCCCTCATCCGGGGCTTGGTCGGCTCCCTCTCCGGGAAACCGTGAGAGGGCTGGGGTGAGGGGCTTGCTTCCTACTGCGCAGGGACCCGCGCCTTTTCCCTGGCGCGAGGCGATGGCGATCGGATTTGGCGTGCTCAGGCTATCGAGCCGCGAGTTCTGGGCGCTGACGCCGCGCGAACTCGCCGCCGCGATCGAGGGCCTGACCGGCCGGACCCATGCCCCGATGGACCGCACCCGTCTTGACGACTTGATGCGGCGGTTCCCGGATCACTAGCCCCTCGCCTGGACTCATTGCTTCTTCTGACGAGCTTCGCGGATTATTTCTTGGATTTCCGGATCCGTCTGAATCTTGCTCATCGATTTCTGTATGAATTCTACCGACTTTGGAAGCGAGTATTCCGTTATTTCTTCGGCAATAGCTGAATTCTTGTCCAGGATTTGGCGTCCAACAGGTGTGCTGTAGAAGTCGTACATGGCGTCAATTTCTGCTTCAGAATATACCGACTTGTATATCTCGATGATTGCCTGATCTTGATTGGAGAAAACGTCCTCGTAATTCTCCATCATGATTGACGTCGCTCTGTCCATGAACGACTGAGGGATTTCTAGATTTGTTGCTTTCAAGGCGTTGAAGATCTGGTCCAGCAGACGATGTCTTTGCTGATCGAAGTCAATCCCCTTCATCAGGGTCTCAATTTTCTGGTCGGTCGTTGGCTCGGTCGCATGAGCGTGTTGGTATGCGCCGCCCAGAATGATCATGGCCGAGAAGCAAATGGCCTTCAGATTCAGCATTCATAACCCCCGATAGAGCTGGTCCTTTCGTCACCATACATGCGTGTACTGGTGGAGGCGACCGTCTGTTCGACCAGGAGCCATCATGACCACGCCGATCGACGAACTTTCCGTGCGCATCACCGCCGATACCTCCGCCTTCACCGCCTCGCTCGATGGCCTTGCCAAGCAGGCGGATGGCTTTTCCGGCGCGATCAGCCGGGCGTTTCGCGATGCGGTGGTCGGCGGCAAGGAATTCGACGACATCCTCAGAAACCTTGCGCTGCGCTTCTCGACGATGGCGCTCAACGCCGCTTTGAAGCCGATCGAAAGCGGCATCGGCGGGCTGCTCTCCGGCCTGGTGGGCTCGCTCGGCGGGGTAAAGCCGTTCGCCAAGGGCGGCGTCGTCGCCAGCCCGACTTATTTCCCGCTTTCCGGCGGGTTCGGCCTGATGGGCGAGGCGGGGGCCGAGGCGATCATGCCGCTTTCGCGCGGCCCGGACGGGCGGTTGGGCGTTTCGGGCGGCGGCGCGCCGGTGACGGTCAACATCGCCATCCAGACGCCGGACGCCCAGAGCTTTCGCAAGTCCGAGGCGCATGTCGCCGCGACGCTGGCGCGCGCCGTCGGTCGCGGCAGAAGGGGGCTTTGATGCCGCTGATCCCTGCCTTTCACGAAATCCGCTTCCCGACCAACATCGCCTTCGGCTCCTCTGGCGGGCCGGAGCGGCGCACCGAGGTGGTGACGCTTGGCTCGGGCGGCGAGCGGCGCAATGCGCGCTGGGCGGAATCGCGCCGGCGCTATGACGCCGGCTACGGCGTGCGCTCGCTCGCCGACCTGCATCAGGTGATCGCCTTCTTCGAAGAGCGGCGCGGAAAACTGTTTGGCTTCCGCTGGCACGACTGAGCCGACGACGCCTCCGCACCGCCGGGGACGGAGCCGGCGCCGACCGACCAGGTGCTTGGCGCTGGCGACGAAGAAACGACGGTGTTTCAGTTGAGGAAGACCTATGGCGCGCTGCATGCGCCCTATGAGCGGGCGATCGCCAAGCCGGTCGAAGGCAGTGTCACCGTGGCGGTGGATGGCGTCGCGACCGAGGACTTTGCTGTCGACCCCACGACCGGGCTGGTCACGCTCGCAGAAGCGCCGGCGGAGGGGGCGATCGTCACCGCCGGCTTCCGCTTCGACGTGCCGGTGCGCTTCGACGCCGACCAACTGGTGATCAATCTCGCCGCCTTCGAGGCCGGCGAAATCCCGTCGATCCCGATCGTGGAGATTCGGCCATGAGGACGCTTCCTCCCGATCTTGCGGCGCATTTGGCCGGCGACGCCTCGACGCTGTGCCACGCCTGGCGGCTGCAGCGGAAGGACGGCGTCGTGCTCGGCTTCACCGATCATGATCGCGATCTCGTGCTGGACGGCGTCACTTACGAGGCGGCGACCGGCCTTTCCGCCAGCGAGGCCAGCGCCGAGACCGACATGGTGACGGGCGGCATGGAGGTCGCCGGCGCGCTGATCTCGGACCGGCTGTCGGAGGCAGAGCTTGCCGCCGGCGCCTTCGACCACGCCCGGATCGAGACGTTTCTCGTCAACTGGTCGGCGCCGGAGGAGCGGCTGCTGCTCCGTGTCGGCCATATCGGCGAGGTGCTGCGCGAGGATGGCGCGTTCCGGGTCGAGATACGCGGCCTTGCCGCGGGGCTCGACGAGCCGCAGGGACGGGTGTTTCGCACCCCATGCGACGCCGATCTCGGCGATGCCAGATGCAGGGTCGATCTCGAAGATCCTGCCTTTCGCGGCAGCGGGACGGTGGTGGCTGCGCAGGACGGCAGGCGGTTCACAATTGCCGGGCTGGAAGCGTTTGCCGCCGGCTGGTTCGAGCGCGGCACGCTTACCTGGGGCAGCGGTGCGAATGCGGGCCGCCGCGCTGTGGTCAAGTCGCAGCGCGAGGTCGCAGGCCAGCCGACCGTCGAGCTCTGGAACGCCATGACCGGTCAGATCGAGCCCGGCGACACGTTCACCGTCACCGCCGGCTGCGACAAGCGTTTTGAAACCTGCCGCGAGAAATTCGGCAATCGCCTGAACTTTCGCGGCTTTCCGCACATGCCCGGCAATGATTTCGCGCTCGGCTATGCCCGCAATGGCAGCCGCAACAATGGCGGGCGGCTGTAGCTCAGGCCGCGGCGTCGAGCACGCGCTCCAGTTCATCGATCGCGGCAAGGCCGTCCTGGATGGCGCTGGCACGCTTGGCCCCGTCGGACGAAGCGCGGCTGACGATCTGCAGCACCTCGAAGCAGCGGGCCGCCGTATCCGTCGCGGCG is a genomic window of Kaistia defluvii containing:
- a CDS encoding HK97 family phage prohead protease; translated protein: MTLSSAPALETKFAAADLSGIDGEGVFSGYASLFGTADLSGDLVLPGAFKRSIAARGAAGIRMLYQHDPAEPIGVWMEIREDPRGLFVRGRLMADVARGREVASLMRAGALDGLSIGFKTVKARADRSAGIRKLIEIDLWEISVVTFPMQPDARVSSVKTTGLAARMRRAARSLHPTRTNR
- a CDS encoding phage major capsid protein encodes the protein MTEISGSAPEAKAVESGDVSAAFDDFMRAFEAFKDTNDERLSEIETKLTADVVTTDKLDRINKALDELTLKGRRPPLSAERGAARPSEHKQAFESYVRGGDEDGFRKLEQKALSAGSNADGGYLVPIETETEIGKRLAAISPIRAIADVRQVSSGTYRKPFMTAGPAVGWAGETDSRSQTTSPTIAALDFPAMELYAMPAATAALLDDSAVNIDDWIAAEVESAFAAQEGTAFVSGDGTNKPKGFLSYTTAAEGSWTWGKLGYVVTGASGALPSSNPSDVLVDLIYTLKSGYRANARFVLNRRTQASIRKLKDADGHYLWQPAAVAGGEASLMGFPVTEAEDMPDIAANSLSLAFGDFKRGYLVVDRLGVRVLRDPYSAKPYVLFYTTKRVGGGVQDFDAIKLLKFGTS
- a CDS encoding head-tail connector protein, with protein sequence MTVALISAPATEPVSLADVKAHLRVDGTEEDSLLQAAILAARTHVESETRRKLIAQGWRIYLDEWPAGRAIELPLAPLISVESITLYDIVGAAQVLEAEAYRVDAARLPPRIVAKLRPQAALYDNGIEIDVTVGYGVSSLAVPAALRQAILMLVAHWYEHRGAVGFDRAGDVAPLGFEALVAPYRVRSL
- a CDS encoding phage head closure protein, encoding MSGFDPGQLSNRVALERPVRTADGSGGATVDWVEVATLWAAIEPVAAGEIFAADRLATRVTHRITMRHRTDVEGGMRIVHRGRVLRIEAWRDPDETRRFLVLEAVEERP
- a CDS encoding DUF3168 domain-containing protein, with the translated sequence MTAALELQVAIVASLLADGDLGALVGDRIHDGAPRAAAFPSVTLGETGQADWSSDGEAGGEVSLTLHVWSRALGKREAWAILGHLMRLLHDAPLAMDGPSLVLIRVTYAEVRLDPDGITEHGVLRLAALVED
- a CDS encoding GNAT family N-acetyltransferase, with the translated sequence MPRIEVVRAGESDIPFIVATERRPGFEKLVGRWEAAQHAEAMTEPRYAYFLARAVADGSEPKPLGFALLRDWDSPERSTLLKRIAVSEPGQGVGPALLRGLIERVFTETKAHRLSLGLFPHNLRARRAYESVGFQAEGVSRGSAFVGGEHHDELVMAILRPDWLARKG
- a CDS encoding phage major tail protein, TP901-1 family — its product is MTAQKGKDLLLKIDTTGSGDFSTVAGMRTRRFALNAETVDITDTDSAGRWRELLAGAGVRRASVSGSGIFRDAATDAAIRTLFFDGAIRDFQLIVPDFGTLAGPFQITALDYSGEHDGAVTYETALESAGLIQFTAAA
- a CDS encoding gene transfer agent family protein, which translates into the protein MANRHRGEIEAELDGRPHTLCLTLGALAELEAAFGAEDLSALAARFGEGRLSARDAIRILGAGLRGAGESIDDHQVAAMRAPNGAAGFAAIVSELLDATFGGGGG
- a CDS encoding rcc01693 family protein, with amino-acid sequence MLPTAQGPAPFPWREAMAIGFGVLRLSSREFWALTPRELAAAIEGLTGRTHAPMDRTRLDDLMRRFPDH
- a CDS encoding DUF2059 domain-containing protein translates to MLNLKAICFSAMIILGGAYQHAHATEPTTDQKIETLMKGIDFDQQRHRLLDQIFNALKATNLEIPQSFMDRATSIMMENYEDVFSNQDQAIIEIYKSVYSEAEIDAMYDFYSTPVGRQILDKNSAIAEEITEYSLPKSVEFIQKSMSKIQTDPEIQEIIREARQKKQ
- a CDS encoding phage tail tape measure protein, with product MTTPIDELSVRITADTSAFTASLDGLAKQADGFSGAISRAFRDAVVGGKEFDDILRNLALRFSTMALNAALKPIESGIGGLLSGLVGSLGGVKPFAKGGVVASPTYFPLSGGFGLMGEAGAEAIMPLSRGPDGRLGVSGGGAPVTVNIAIQTPDAQSFRKSEAHVAATLARAVGRGRRGL
- a CDS encoding DUF2163 domain-containing protein, yielding MRTLPPDLAAHLAGDASTLCHAWRLQRKDGVVLGFTDHDRDLVLDGVTYEAATGLSASEASAETDMVTGGMEVAGALISDRLSEAELAAGAFDHARIETFLVNWSAPEERLLLRVGHIGEVLREDGAFRVEIRGLAAGLDEPQGRVFRTPCDADLGDARCRVDLEDPAFRGSGTVVAAQDGRRFTIAGLEAFAAGWFERGTLTWGSGANAGRRAVVKSQREVAGQPTVELWNAMTGQIEPGDTFTVTAGCDKRFETCREKFGNRLNFRGFPHMPGNDFALGYARNGSRNNGGRL